One part of the Ralstonia pickettii genome encodes these proteins:
- a CDS encoding heavy-metal-associated domain-containing protein, with translation MTTSSTTFSVSGMSCAHCVSAVTRAVQQVDAGANVQVDLDKQTVAVTSGASTDAVKAAIEQAGYPVKSSG, from the coding sequence ATGACGACGTCTTCCACGACCTTTTCCGTGAGTGGCATGAGCTGCGCCCATTGCGTCTCGGCCGTCACCCGTGCGGTGCAGCAGGTCGATGCCGGCGCCAATGTGCAGGTTGATCTGGACAAGCAAACCGTGGCCGTCACCAGCGGTGCCAGCACCGATGCCGTCAAGGCCGCCATCGAGCAAGCCGGCTACCCGGTCAAATCTTCCGGCTGA
- a CDS encoding OmpW/AlkL family protein has protein sequence MAYKKALAAAAGMILATAAHAQAAGSNIVSLGWFRVMPNSSSDPLLVKSIGGMPVNQSQSGTGAKIQEADTVGLAFTHFFTDNIAVELVGGIPPRHKIEGTGSLSGYGEIGSAKQWSPAVLAKWYFFNADTKFRPYVGLGLNYTWFSDEKITNSAFQTKLAGPGSKSNVSTDGSLNPVLNVGATYAITKDWFVGLSVSYLPLKTTATIDSTTATGVHVVSEAKIKINPVVTFLNVGYRF, from the coding sequence ATGGCCTATAAAAAAGCACTGGCGGCCGCCGCCGGGATGATCCTCGCCACCGCCGCGCACGCACAGGCTGCCGGCAGCAATATCGTCAGCCTCGGCTGGTTCCGCGTGATGCCGAACAGCTCGAGCGATCCGCTGTTGGTCAAGAGCATCGGCGGCATGCCGGTGAACCAGTCGCAATCCGGCACGGGCGCCAAGATCCAGGAAGCCGATACCGTCGGTCTCGCCTTCACGCACTTCTTTACCGACAACATTGCCGTTGAGCTGGTCGGTGGCATTCCGCCGCGCCACAAGATCGAAGGGACGGGCTCACTGTCCGGTTACGGCGAAATCGGGTCGGCCAAGCAATGGAGCCCGGCCGTGCTGGCGAAGTGGTACTTCTTCAACGCCGACACCAAGTTCCGTCCGTACGTGGGTCTGGGCCTGAACTACACGTGGTTCTCCGACGAGAAGATCACGAACAGCGCCTTCCAGACGAAGCTGGCTGGCCCAGGCAGCAAGAGCAACGTGTCGACCGATGGTTCGTTGAACCCGGTGCTGAATGTGGGTGCCACGTACGCCATCACCAAGGACTGGTTCGTTGGCCTGTCGGTGTCGTACCTGCCGCTCAAGACCACGGCAACGATCGACAGCACGACGGCGACCGGCGTCCACGTCGTGAGCGAAGCGAAGATCAAGATCAACCCGGTCGTGACCTTCCTGAACGTCGGCTACCGCTTCTAA
- a CDS encoding delta(1)-pyrroline-2-carboxylate reductase family protein: protein MLETLDAATTAARLPYAALADAIAQVLRDARAGRALAPARLVMPVAGGGSLLLMPASNADIAITKMITVHPHNPGQGLPAIHGEVVVMDARTGVRRLMLDGPTVTAHRTAAVSLLAARLLAPEPAGDLLLIGAGAQARAHLEAFRFGLGTRRVTIIARTAASADGLADYARALGMNATALAGGDAAGVADAARAALPQASLVITATPSSQPVLPDLGDPSQPAGYAWGAHHFIAAVGAFRPDMAELPPRLCVHAAAVDRLYADTLVDLEAEAGDLLQAGVPWSRVRPLQQCIDTPPDTLTQPAPVSPVVFKSVGSALWDLAACVLALTKSTAV, encoded by the coding sequence ATGCTGGAGACCCTCGACGCTGCCACCACGGCAGCCCGCTTGCCGTATGCCGCCTTGGCCGATGCCATCGCCCAGGTGTTGCGCGACGCGCGCGCAGGCCGTGCCCTGGCGCCGGCCCGCCTTGTGATGCCCGTGGCGGGCGGGGGCAGTCTGTTGCTGATGCCCGCGTCCAACGCCGACATCGCCATCACCAAGATGATCACCGTGCATCCGCACAACCCTGGGCAGGGCTTGCCGGCGATCCACGGTGAGGTGGTGGTGATGGATGCCCGCACGGGTGTGCGCCGGCTGATGCTGGATGGCCCGACCGTTACCGCGCACCGTACCGCCGCTGTGTCGTTGCTGGCGGCGCGCTTGCTGGCACCTGAGCCGGCGGGAGATCTCCTGTTGATCGGCGCCGGTGCCCAGGCCCGCGCACATCTGGAGGCCTTCCGCTTCGGACTGGGCACGCGTCGCGTCACCATCATTGCGCGCACGGCTGCAAGCGCCGATGGGCTGGCGGACTACGCACGCGCGCTCGGCATGAACGCCACCGCGCTCGCGGGCGGCGATGCGGCAGGCGTGGCGGATGCGGCCCGCGCTGCATTGCCGCAGGCTTCTCTGGTGATCACCGCGACACCGTCATCGCAACCGGTGCTCCCGGATCTGGGGGATCCAAGCCAACCTGCGGGCTACGCGTGGGGAGCGCATCACTTCATCGCGGCTGTTGGCGCATTCCGGCCCGACATGGCGGAGCTGCCGCCACGCCTGTGCGTGCATGCCGCAGCGGTCGATCGGCTGTACGCCGATACGCTCGTCGACCTGGAAGCCGAAGCCGGTGACCTGCTGCAGGCTGGCGTGCCATGGTCCCGTGTGCGGCCCTTACAACAGTGCATCGATACGCCGCCCGACACGCTCACGCAGCCCGCGCCGGTGTCCCCGGTGGTGTTCAAAAGCGTCGGCAGTGCCCTGTGGGATCTAGCTGCTTGCGTGCTTGCGCTGACCAAGTCCACGGCTGTTTAA
- a CDS encoding lysoplasmalogenase, which produces MVEGHTTHPAHAPAHLSGGYGMPARVRAWWVAAAVAGVTYGGMLTMVAVDVPPGTPLVGRIVAQPLWKMLMALLLARAASLHEIPRERRWLIGAMMFSALGDLWLVLPGLAFSFMAGLGCFLLAHLCYLRVLVGLRGVSSAIRMIGVGVMIGVAIGMLLWYWPGLGELKGPVIAYMVVLSAMVCAALLARLPGPLTAWGALAFAASDAMIGISVFVFPFTDHELAIWWSYAAAQLLISAGLLTRRTPPPRRAAA; this is translated from the coding sequence ATGGTTGAAGGGCACACCACGCATCCGGCGCACGCGCCGGCGCATCTGTCAGGCGGCTACGGCATGCCGGCACGGGTTCGCGCGTGGTGGGTGGCTGCTGCCGTGGCAGGCGTGACCTACGGCGGCATGCTGACCATGGTGGCCGTAGATGTACCGCCCGGCACCCCGCTGGTCGGTCGCATCGTCGCGCAGCCGCTGTGGAAAATGCTGATGGCGCTGCTGCTGGCGCGGGCCGCATCGCTGCACGAGATTCCGCGCGAGCGGCGCTGGCTGATCGGCGCCATGATGTTTTCCGCACTCGGGGATCTGTGGCTCGTTCTGCCGGGGCTCGCGTTCTCGTTCATGGCCGGGCTGGGCTGCTTCCTGCTGGCGCATCTGTGCTATCTGCGGGTGCTGGTGGGGCTGCGTGGCGTGTCGTCGGCCATCCGCATGATCGGTGTCGGCGTGATGATCGGCGTGGCCATCGGCATGCTGCTGTGGTACTGGCCAGGGCTCGGCGAGCTCAAGGGGCCCGTCATTGCCTACATGGTCGTCCTCTCGGCGATGGTGTGCGCGGCATTGCTGGCGCGCCTGCCGGGGCCGCTGACGGCGTGGGGCGCACTCGCGTTTGCAGCTTCCGACGCGATGATCGGCATCAGCGTGTTCGTCTTTCCGTTCACCGACCACGAGCTGGCGATCTGGTGGAGTTACGCCGCTGCGCAGCTGCTCATCAGCGCGGGATTGCTCACGCGCCGCACACCGCCGCCGCGCCGCGCTGCTGCATAA
- a CDS encoding Lrp/AsnC family transcriptional regulator, translating to MISLDAFDLALLAALQRDGRATHQQLSEQVHLSASQVGRRLARLESEGVIEGYRVVLSPTGLGLGVTVFASVKLAHHGDAIVERFHEEISLLDAVQECYSVAGDADYMLRVVVPDLPALSEFVMRKLMRVPGVDNVRSNIVLTALKRDGALPLSHLGG from the coding sequence ATGATTTCGCTTGATGCCTTCGATCTGGCCCTGTTAGCGGCGCTTCAGCGCGATGGGCGTGCGACGCATCAGCAGCTCTCGGAGCAAGTCCACCTGTCGGCCAGCCAAGTCGGGCGGCGCCTGGCGCGGCTTGAATCGGAAGGCGTGATCGAGGGCTACCGGGTGGTGCTCTCGCCGACCGGGCTGGGGCTGGGCGTGACGGTGTTCGCGAGCGTCAAGCTGGCGCACCACGGCGACGCCATCGTCGAACGCTTTCATGAAGAGATCAGCCTGCTCGATGCGGTGCAGGAATGCTATTCCGTGGCGGGCGACGCCGATTACATGCTGCGCGTGGTGGTGCCCGACCTGCCGGCGTTGTCGGAATTCGTCATGCGCAAGCTGATGCGCGTGCCGGGTGTGGATAACGTGCGTTCCAATATCGTACTGACAGCCCTGAAGAGGGATGGCGCGTTGCCGCTATCCCACCTTGGTGGGTAA
- the phhA gene encoding phenylalanine 4-monooxygenase: MAIATNAPDAAQNAAPAGFNGTLTDKLREQFAEGLDGQTLRADFTMQQPVHRYTAADHATWRTLYDRQEALLPGRVCDEFLQGLSTLGMSRDAVPSFDQLNETLMRATGWQIVAVPGLVPDEVFFDHLANRRFPASWWMRRPDQLDYLQEPDCFHDIFGHVPLLINPIFADYMEAYGKGGLKAARLGQLDMLARLYWYTVEFGLIRTPAGLRIYGAGIVSSKSESVYALDSASPNRIGFDVRRIMRTRYRIDTFQKTYFTIDSFEQLFDATRPDFTPLYEELAALPTIGAGDVMDGDVVLNVGNREGWADTADI, translated from the coding sequence ATGGCCATCGCAACCAACGCCCCCGATGCAGCGCAAAACGCCGCCCCGGCCGGCTTCAACGGCACCCTGACCGATAAGCTGCGTGAACAATTTGCCGAAGGCCTGGACGGCCAGACGCTGCGCGCTGATTTCACCATGCAGCAGCCGGTGCACCGCTACACCGCCGCCGACCATGCAACGTGGCGCACGCTGTACGACCGCCAGGAAGCGCTGTTGCCGGGCCGTGTCTGTGATGAATTCCTGCAAGGCCTGTCGACACTGGGCATGAGCCGCGATGCTGTGCCGTCATTTGACCAGCTCAACGAAACGCTGATGCGCGCCACCGGCTGGCAGATCGTCGCGGTGCCAGGCCTGGTGCCTGACGAAGTGTTCTTCGATCACCTCGCCAACCGCCGCTTCCCCGCAAGCTGGTGGATGCGCCGCCCCGATCAGCTCGATTACCTGCAAGAGCCGGATTGCTTCCACGACATCTTCGGCCACGTGCCGCTGCTGATTAACCCGATCTTTGCCGACTACATGGAAGCCTACGGCAAGGGTGGCCTGAAGGCCGCGCGCCTGGGCCAGCTCGACATGCTGGCGCGCCTGTACTGGTACACGGTGGAATTCGGCCTGATCCGCACGCCGGCCGGCCTGCGCATCTACGGGGCGGGCATCGTGTCGAGCAAGAGTGAATCGGTATATGCGCTGGATTCGGCCAGCCCGAACCGCATCGGCTTTGACGTGCGCCGCATCATGCGCACGCGCTATCGCATCGACACGTTCCAGAAGACCTACTTCACCATCGACAGCTTCGAGCAACTGTTCGATGCCACGCGCCCGGACTTCACGCCGCTGTATGAAGAACTCGCCGCGCTACCGACTATCGGTGCGGGGGATGTGATGGATGGCGATGTGGTGCTGAACGTCGGAAACCGCGAAGGTTGGGCAGACACGGCGGACATCTGA
- a CDS encoding 4a-hydroxytetrahydrobiopterin dehydratase — translation MMPTLNDDQRKALFAEVPGWTLQSDRDAIQKTFTFTDFNAAFGFMTRVAIKAEQMNHHPEWFNVWNRVDITLSTHDANGLTHRDADLARFIEQAAKGAGATGAK, via the coding sequence ATGATGCCGACCCTGAACGACGACCAACGCAAGGCCCTCTTTGCCGAAGTGCCCGGCTGGACGCTGCAGAGCGACCGCGACGCCATCCAGAAAACTTTCACCTTTACCGACTTCAACGCCGCGTTCGGCTTCATGACGCGCGTGGCGATCAAAGCCGAGCAGATGAATCACCACCCCGAGTGGTTCAACGTGTGGAATCGCGTGGACATCACGTTGTCCACGCATGATGCGAACGGGCTCACGCACCGTGACGCCGATCTCGCGCGCTTTATCGAGCAGGCCGCGAAAGGCGCAGGCGCCACCGGCGCGAAGTAA
- a CDS encoding DUF3717 domain-containing protein translates to MTDALLTITDLEAAINFWRARSPAEGEELRLCAEASALAKPYALMIVQGATRIAPEQLGDRARAAYEAWRAATQG, encoded by the coding sequence ATGACCGATGCCCTGCTCACCATCACCGATCTGGAGGCCGCCATCAATTTCTGGCGTGCCCGTTCGCCCGCCGAAGGCGAGGAACTGCGGCTGTGTGCCGAGGCGTCGGCGCTGGCCAAGCCGTATGCGCTGATGATTGTACAAGGCGCCACCCGCATCGCCCCTGAGCAATTGGGCGACAGGGCGCGGGCGGCGTACGAGGCGTGGCGCGCAGCCACACAGGGCTGA
- a CDS encoding response regulator transcription factor produces MRILLIEDDRAIASGIHAGLTQAGHRVHVVHDGVFATEQLTRQTHDLVILDLGLPGIDGMTLLSQFRARDRVTPVLILTARDGLLDKVNGLNAGADDYLLKPFEMLELVARVGALLRRRGDPTEPAARPDILVGRLRMSGVERRIFVDAAPLELSPREFAVLELLMLRQGRVVSKVQLQDHLASFGHAIGEASHDVVGDTAIEVYVHRVRRKIEHSEAEIVTVRGFGYLLQARAAA; encoded by the coding sequence ATGCGCATCCTGCTGATTGAAGACGACCGTGCCATCGCCAGCGGCATCCATGCCGGGCTCACGCAAGCCGGGCACCGCGTGCATGTCGTTCATGACGGTGTCTTCGCCACTGAACAACTCACCCGGCAGACCCACGATCTGGTGATCCTCGATCTCGGGCTGCCCGGCATCGACGGCATGACGCTGCTCTCGCAATTTCGGGCGCGCGATCGCGTGACACCCGTGCTGATCCTGACCGCCCGCGACGGCCTGCTCGACAAGGTGAACGGCCTGAACGCGGGCGCGGATGATTACCTGCTCAAGCCGTTCGAGATGCTCGAACTCGTGGCCCGCGTGGGCGCATTGCTCCGCCGTCGCGGGGATCCGACCGAACCCGCCGCGCGCCCTGACATCCTGGTCGGACGGCTGCGCATGAGCGGCGTGGAGCGGCGCATCTTTGTCGACGCCGCTCCGCTGGAACTGTCGCCGCGCGAATTTGCCGTGCTGGAGTTGCTGATGCTCCGCCAAGGCCGGGTGGTCAGCAAGGTTCAGTTGCAGGACCACCTTGCCAGCTTCGGGCATGCCATCGGTGAAGCCAGCCACGACGTGGTGGGCGATACGGCCATCGAAGTCTATGTGCACCGCGTGCGCCGCAAGATCGAACATTCCGAGGCAGAGATCGTCACGGTGCGCGGCTTCGGCTATTTGCTGCAGGCACGCGCGGCAGCGTAG
- a CDS encoding sensor histidine kinase: MFKRHRPASSSASAAPAKGGNGAISLRLHLLRALATPLFGLIVGTGALSYWLAAHYTAQVFDRALVGVANTLAEQLRIAGPHVSAAKLYDIALTAQTLVQNSGEDRIYWRISGPTGTLVGRDTPLGYGSGQVRIGDARVFYSWIDGKQVRAVHLLVPGVSAEVPKPRSPRQPVPPDPEDDVTRPALAPTLAQTAPAFNPSNPPDAMQAEGGIVVEVAELLDHRDTAAKEVLLSVSIPLIVLLAIGGLILSLVLKEELQPLQTLADTLNKQSARSVTPLPAESAERVPAELQPLINAMNALLARLRDALEAQRTFIADAAHQLRTPLTALKLHADRAVDAKTLDDARPALLELQSGANRAVRLSNQLLTLARAEPGMTLDQLGTPMRVDLVSLAFDTGAEWVPRALARGLDLGFEAWPHDATLPGSLQAPVLANAVLLREAINNLLDNAIKYVPAGGRVTLRAGMEADAASKWWGVVSVEDNGPGIPPERRGEVFQRFFRGDADHRPGQPQGSGLGLAIVHDIVRLHGGTVAIDDATARDGSRVMRFVLRLPLADDAV; this comes from the coding sequence ATGTTCAAGCGCCACCGTCCCGCCTCGTCGTCGGCTTCAGCAGCACCGGCCAAGGGCGGCAACGGTGCGATCAGCCTGCGCCTGCATCTGTTGCGTGCGCTGGCGACACCGCTGTTCGGCCTGATTGTGGGCACCGGCGCGCTGTCATACTGGCTGGCGGCGCATTACACCGCGCAGGTGTTCGATCGCGCATTGGTGGGGGTGGCGAACACGCTGGCTGAGCAATTGCGCATCGCCGGTCCGCATGTGTCGGCGGCCAAGCTCTACGACATTGCTCTCACCGCCCAGACGCTCGTCCAGAACAGCGGCGAAGACCGCATCTACTGGCGCATTTCCGGCCCTACGGGCACCCTCGTTGGGCGCGACACGCCATTGGGCTACGGCTCGGGCCAGGTTCGCATTGGCGATGCGCGCGTGTTCTACAGCTGGATCGACGGCAAACAGGTACGTGCGGTGCATCTGCTCGTGCCGGGCGTGAGCGCGGAGGTGCCCAAGCCGCGCTCGCCGCGACAACCTGTACCGCCCGATCCCGAAGACGATGTCACGCGCCCTGCGCTCGCGCCCACGCTGGCGCAGACGGCACCGGCGTTCAACCCGTCCAACCCGCCCGATGCCATGCAGGCCGAGGGCGGCATCGTCGTGGAAGTGGCGGAGCTGCTGGACCATCGCGATACGGCCGCCAAGGAAGTGCTGCTGTCGGTGTCGATTCCATTGATCGTGCTGCTGGCAATTGGGGGGCTGATTCTTTCGCTCGTGCTCAAGGAAGAATTGCAGCCGTTGCAGACGCTGGCCGATACGCTCAACAAGCAGAGCGCGCGTTCGGTGACACCGCTGCCGGCGGAATCGGCCGAACGCGTGCCGGCCGAACTGCAGCCGCTCATCAACGCGATGAACGCGCTGCTGGCCCGGCTGCGCGACGCACTGGAAGCGCAGCGCACCTTCATCGCAGACGCGGCACATCAACTCCGCACGCCGCTGACGGCGTTGAAGCTGCACGCCGATCGCGCTGTCGACGCCAAGACATTGGACGATGCCCGCCCCGCGCTGCTCGAGCTGCAATCGGGTGCGAACCGCGCGGTGCGTCTATCCAACCAGTTGCTCACGCTGGCGCGTGCCGAGCCAGGTATGACGCTGGACCAACTCGGCACGCCGATGCGCGTCGATCTTGTCTCGCTGGCGTTCGACACCGGCGCCGAGTGGGTGCCGCGCGCGCTCGCGCGCGGGCTGGACCTGGGCTTCGAGGCCTGGCCGCACGACGCCACACTGCCAGGTTCCTTGCAGGCACCGGTGCTGGCCAACGCAGTGCTATTGCGCGAAGCCATCAACAACCTGCTCGACAACGCCATCAAATATGTGCCGGCTGGCGGACGCGTAACCTTGCGCGCCGGCATGGAGGCCGACGCGGCATCCAAGTGGTGGGGTGTGGTGAGCGTGGAAGACAACGGCCCCGGCATTCCACCCGAGCGGCGCGGTGAAGTGTTCCAGCGCTTCTTCCGCGGGGATGCGGACCACCGCCCTGGGCAGCCGCAAGGCAGCGGCCTGGGCCTGGCCATCGTGCACGACATCGTGCGTCTGCACGGCGGCACCGTTGCCATCGACGATGCAACCGCGCGCGATGGCAGTCGCGTGATGCGCTTCGTGTTGCGTCTGCCGCTGGCAGACGACGCCGTCTGA
- a CDS encoding SET domain-containing protein, with product MTRTSPDATPALAESSPATEAPAKLRRRDRIEVRESGVHGRGVYAVVAIARGKKIIEYKGEHITWKEALRRHPHDPSDPNHTFYFSLEDGSVIDAKYGGNRARWINHACKPNCEAREADGRVFIHALRDIEAGEELFYDYGLVIEGRQTKALKEQFACRCGAKKCRGTMLAPPEKTKKK from the coding sequence ATGACACGCACGTCCCCTGATGCCACGCCGGCTCTGGCTGAGTCCTCGCCCGCGACGGAAGCGCCGGCCAAACTGCGCCGCCGCGATCGCATCGAGGTGCGCGAATCGGGCGTGCACGGACGCGGCGTGTATGCCGTGGTCGCCATCGCACGCGGCAAGAAGATCATCGAATACAAGGGCGAGCACATCACGTGGAAGGAAGCGCTGCGCCGCCATCCGCATGACCCCTCCGACCCGAATCACACCTTCTATTTCAGCCTGGAAGACGGCAGCGTGATCGACGCCAAGTACGGCGGCAACCGCGCGCGCTGGATCAACCATGCGTGCAAGCCGAACTGCGAAGCGCGGGAAGCAGATGGCCGCGTGTTCATTCACGCGCTGCGCGACATCGAAGCCGGCGAAGAACTGTTCTACGACTACGGCCTCGTCATCGAGGGCCGTCAGACCAAGGCACTGAAGGAACAGTTCGCGTGCCGCTGCGGCGCGAAGAAATGCCGCGGCACAATGCTGGCGCCGCCCGAGAAGACCAAGAAGAAGTAA
- a CDS encoding HU family DNA-binding protein — MTKTELIDAIASGVDGLTKAKAEQALNVTLQAIMESVGKGDAVSLIGFGTFSQGERAERMARNPRTGEEIKVEAAKTVKFKAGQKFKDAVNA; from the coding sequence ATGACGAAAACCGAACTGATCGACGCCATCGCCAGCGGCGTAGACGGTCTGACCAAGGCCAAGGCCGAGCAGGCACTGAACGTGACGCTGCAAGCCATCATGGAATCCGTTGGCAAGGGCGATGCGGTCAGCCTTATCGGCTTTGGTACCTTCAGCCAAGGTGAGCGTGCGGAGCGTATGGCTCGCAACCCGCGCACCGGCGAAGAAATCAAGGTCGAAGCGGCCAAGACGGTCAAGTTCAAGGCCGGCCAGAAGTTCAAGGACGCTGTCAACGCCTGA
- a CDS encoding DUF2272 domain-containing protein, producing MSRPFLRNSLALRIALPLVLIAPVFWFAGCATPPARPQAEPLPDNEVVQTRPGATPREKMIEIALTEWDRWGRQVVRVGRDDTYCVAGGGFPDQPQGRWLTPDDPMPTPSDEGSGTDMPLPKAVAEPAAPAQAPCLRYPDGTGGEATARGCMLAKRYWGIVGKTPTCQQLTTGGWAWSAVFISWIMRKAGLQNDQFLTGATHAEYVTDARDHLLRHPAFVLERTPAVPRPGDLICTARGADRFMTDPAEIQAGRTPMHCDLVVEMDPVRHEVKSIGGNVQQSASMSITELNDANQLDPYTNSVMQWLVVLRNQLP from the coding sequence ATGTCCCGCCCTTTCCTGCGCAATTCGCTCGCTCTGCGCATTGCCCTGCCGCTTGTCCTGATCGCACCGGTCTTCTGGTTTGCCGGTTGTGCGACGCCGCCTGCGCGCCCGCAAGCCGAACCGCTACCCGACAACGAAGTCGTGCAGACGCGCCCGGGTGCCACACCGCGCGAAAAGATGATCGAGATTGCCCTGACCGAATGGGATCGGTGGGGGCGCCAAGTGGTGCGCGTGGGGCGCGACGATACGTATTGCGTAGCAGGCGGCGGTTTTCCTGACCAGCCGCAAGGCCGTTGGCTGACACCCGACGACCCGATGCCCACCCCGTCTGATGAAGGAAGCGGTACCGACATGCCGCTGCCCAAGGCAGTTGCCGAGCCTGCCGCACCTGCCCAGGCACCTTGCCTGCGTTATCCGGACGGCACGGGCGGCGAAGCCACCGCGCGCGGCTGCATGCTGGCCAAGCGCTACTGGGGCATTGTCGGCAAGACACCGACCTGCCAGCAGTTGACCACCGGCGGCTGGGCGTGGTCTGCGGTGTTCATCTCGTGGATCATGCGCAAGGCCGGCCTGCAGAACGATCAATTCCTGACCGGCGCTACGCATGCGGAATATGTGACCGACGCGCGCGATCATCTGCTCAGGCATCCCGCCTTTGTCCTTGAGCGCACACCGGCCGTGCCGCGTCCGGGCGACCTCATCTGCACCGCACGCGGCGCCGATCGCTTCATGACGGACCCGGCCGAAATCCAGGCCGGCAGAACGCCCATGCATTGCGATCTCGTCGTCGAGATGGACCCGGTGCGCCATGAAGTGAAATCGATTGGCGGCAACGTGCAGCAATCCGCATCGATGAGCATTACCGAGTTGAATGACGCCAACCAGCTCGATCCGTACACGAATTCGGTCATGCAGTGGTTGGTGGTGCTGCGCAACCAGTTGCCCTAG